In the genome of Acanthopagrus latus isolate v.2019 chromosome 17, fAcaLat1.1, whole genome shotgun sequence, the window TACACTTACTCAAGTACCCTTCTTGTACTGCcatacacattttaattcttTACACTGTAGGCCTACATGAGTACGtccattttatttacatttttacttcactacattcaTTGCTGTTTTTAGGTAGTAGTTTCTTTCCAGATCAGATTAGACGTACAGCATTTGCATTTGGAAGaacctgagtaaatgtacttacattCCATCACGGGATTCAGATCATTAATACACAAAGCAATCAACAAACACattataatatgtatatattacgTTTTTATGACATCTATCAGTCATCGATTTATAAATAGTATAAACGAACCACTAGTGTCATTTTGTTGTACGGTAACTATTGTATAGAAATTATTAAACTGATTAAACAGtctgaccttaaagaacaacacagtttcagactattttctttgtatgtggcggaccctgccacctctcgaGCTTCACAAGGTGTTCTTCAGgatcttcctctgagaacagcttgtttattcagttatggaaaagatatttctgagtttgtattattaactcAATATTACTGTGAAGATTAATTCTGAGATTGAATTTCTCCTCTAAatctacacagtgctcctttaaattgGTCTTGAACGTCTTGAATGATACAATAATATCATTACATTTCATATACACAAGTACATTTTGACACTAgtaatacttttttatttttactctgaTGACATGTTGCAGACAGACTTGCTTGGCTCGACTtccttgtttttacttttacactttCACTTGTGTGCGCTCTTCTCTTCCATCACTGATTTTAACTACAGTGAACGGAGGACTTCAGGACACTTCTTCACATGTTTTGCGCCTGTTTTGAGATGTCCTACCTTGTCTATGAAAAGAGACAGCTTTTCGAACTGCTTGGGTCCGTCGAAGATGCCGTGCACGATGATGACAGGCTTGTACCCGTCGACACAAACCGctgccagcagctgcagcagcagcggcagcagcagcggcaacAGGGACGCCGGTGATCCTCCGCtgctcttcatctcctcccGGGCGCAGGTGACAGCCTCTGGCCGGGCAAGATCGAGACAAGGGACCGCAGACAGACCTCACCTCGAGCTGATGAGATCCTCAGCGGTGTTGATGAGTGATTATATGTTAATTATCGATCCTTTCACCTTCTGTTTCAACTTGGAGAGCACGTGAGCGCGTCCTTCCTGGACCCTCCTACTGAGGCAGTGTCTGGTCTGTGAGGCTTTTTGTAAGTTGGTATTCATTATAGCACAATTATTAAATCTGTATGAGGCTACTCACCTTCTATTGTCATGCTACTTCTAATGATAATGtcactgataataaaaaataatatgaccgtcaaattatcattattttcgttttcatttttattatttttattattattattattattattattattattattattattattactactactacaattgttgttgttgttgttattaaatCATGTCCTAATAAGAGTGTGCAAaaacagggattttttttacccagatttaaagaataagttcacccaaaaatgaaatctcACTCATTATCCTCTCTTCTCGCCCACATATGGATGGAAAATCATtcaaagttttgtagtccacaaaacatttcgcAGAAAAATCAGCATTacagtgacatgtttttttccgaggttttactttgcttatacttggcggaccctgccacccttctagcttcaaacagtgttccggggaccttattttcctctgaaagcaacttgtttattcatttattgtaaAGATACatgtattttagtttgtattatgaTCTCATTGATATTGTACATATTCAAATTCCTTACAAAACTATATAGTGCCActttaaagtaacattatgtaactttttttacctttaaacaacagtttcattttaatgacacAGTGTCTTGTGATAGGGTGAATGATGTCACTTGACATCACTTGTTTCTGAGGTAGTATCATTCTTCCAATAATATAGGTATCaaattctcagtttgaatttcttctccaaagctacATAGTACCCCTGTAACATTACTTATAACAGTACTTATTATTTGCATGTGTAGATATTTTCCAGTACTTGATTAAATGGAGAATTTAAAATTGAGCGGCGTAGACCCCTTAAAATTGTATAAATGTTACAATAGcgttgctgttttttgtgtgtggtgattccatccatccatccatcatctgtacatattctatgtacgccgcttaatcctctgcagggtcgcggggtgtGGTGATTcctaaatgattaaatgatgattgttgttgttttaaagatgGCCGCCTGGGGGCAGGAGCGCTGCAGCCTCGTTCTGACGTAGCGCTGCTCTTCTTCGTCTGTTAATATGACATGACGTGTTTCCGCTCTCGTCCTCAGCGTGccttaagctaagctaagtggGCAAAATATGTATCGATTTTAACAGTTATTTCGTgtttcttgaaaaaaataaaggcacGGATGAATATTTTGACATGACTACGGAGGGGTTGACATATCCGTTAAGTGTCCTTACCGGAAACTTGTGAGCTAATAACTTATTTGTAGCTGGTGCTAGCTGAGTTAGCTAACTCACAGACCGCTACCTCTACCACAACAACAACGTTgttgctaaccctaacccttgacAAGCGGTAAGTGAAGTTAATGAGGATATTTTGTCTCATAGAAAGAGTAGCAGCGCTTCTCATCACGAGATTTCAATTTAAAGTAACTATGACTGCATAAATTGCAGTTTGGTTCACTAGTGCGCTGTCATTTGAATGTGTTAACGCACAAACAGTGACACCAACACGGGAAGTCCATGAAATAAACTTGGTGGCTCACCTGTTCACGTCTCGCAGGCTAAAAAGTGAACTGTCAAACCAATGTTTACTCTTTCTTTAATAGAATGTAACGTGCAATCTTTAGTATAACCCTAGTCACATAAAATGCAGCGGACAAACTGAAATGATACAGATTCAGACATAAGGCAAAACCGACGGGATGAAGCTAAACAAACGCAGGACAAACTTAAACGCAgtgccataaaaaaacaactgctctCCTATTGGGTTTAGCCCAGTGCACGACACCTTCATTAAGCAGTTAATTAGACTATTATTTTAACATGAGTGGTGTTCTGCTGAACTGCATTGTACTGAGAGGTTTTCCTAAGGACAACAAACAAGCAGCTACTTACAATATAGTGTAGTCCAGCACAACACCACCTTGTGATCTCAGTAATACAGGTCAGGTTAGTTATTGGTATGTGTGCCATACATTATCCAGTAATGTGATGTAAATAGcttgtgaatgttttttgtcataaattcctatttaattttgatttataaatgataatGGTTCTTATTTATCACAACCTTTCAAAGTAATCATAGTTTCTTACATAGTAAAGGGCCAGGTAGATTATGCTGCTATAAAATGACACAAGGCGAATGAAAATCAAgaacaagtttttaaaaaacctttgtaaaaaaaaccgacttgaacaataaaaaaatgtatctagTTTAACTATGTGTCAGCTGACTAATTGCTTCTATACAATTAGCTATGCTACTGTTATGTTGTTAGAAAACTTTGCAGCCATTTGATTCTTGCTGTATTGTTAATTTTTGGCTAAACTGTTGCACAAAGGGCAAATACCTTTTGGATGTTTCTTTACTGGATTTCTGGACTTCGCATAACCATATTCTTGATTTGTAACTGCTCCCTCAACAGGCACCATGGCCAGTCTAGAGCAGTGGGTGAACGACCGTCTCCATGACATCCTCGGGTTGAGTGACAGATATGTCTCCCAATTCATGATCGGCACTGCACGGAAAGCATCGAGTTCTCAGGACTTAGTGCATCGTCTCGAGCAGACGGGCACGATTGACATTGACCAAAATGTGATTGCCTTTGCAGAGGAGCTCTTTAATAAggtacatttttcaaattctaTCATCGCCCCTTTGTCAGGACTTGCCATGTCATATTTACAAGAACTTTAAATGCCTCACACAGTGCAGTAGTTGCTAGCCTTTTCATTATGTGAAGTTTTGGAGAGAATGAAACCTCTAAAAACCTTCCCCTTTGTGTGTTATAGATTCCTCGCAAGCAGGTTGTTGAGAAACCGGCGCGGGCGATGGAGCGGGAAGCCATTGAAATGGACAGGAGGAATCGGACGTACACATTATTGGAAGACAGCGAAAGTGATGAAGACACTGTGACGGAGAAgcagaaagggaaaaagaaaagcaaagacaaggacaaaggaaacaagaggaagcacatcagacagaagaaagagagcGAGTCATCAAGTGAGGAAGAAGCACCTAAAAGGTAATCCAGATACCATGTACTGACTTTGttatgcttgtttgtttttttattactgttcaTTGATCAAATTTATTTTTAGGTTATTATCATTGCAAATGAtcttttgtttggtgttttatttagccctttattacagtttttgctCTGTGGttggtcaaacaaaaaaatacaaaaagaaaaccaaaatatGTAGATTAGGGTTCTTTCTATCATTGTTATACTTGAGGAAACTGTCAAAGAGAAAACACCAGATATCTGTTCTAAatcaaataattgtattttgtgtgaCTTTCCATCATTTTGCTTTGGTTTTTCAGCTCCAAAACACTTCAAAAGTACCAATTCAAAttggtgtgtgtgaaaagatCAGATATGTTAATATGTGAAGTCCTGGTCTGAGTACTTAGCTCATAGCttgttaaaatgattttgaccaTTCAGGAGTCTTTTCAattgtgaataaaaatgttgaatgctGTACCGAAGTTGTGGTTTAATGCCTTTGTTTCTTCAAACATCAGGGGTAATTCAGACCACAAGTCTGACAAGAAAgttgaggaggaagaggaagagtgggaGAAGGAAGAGCGAGAGCGACAGCAGGACATCGAAGAGAGGGACGCTTTTGCTGAGCGAGTGaagcagaaagacaaagacaagaccCGTAACATAACCGAGAGGACTGACAAAAAGGTTTGTGATGAGGAAGTTACGACCCAGCTCATGCATCTTTATTAAGCAGGCAAACGTGTTcacctgttgtttgttttttctgcaggcTTATGAAGAAGCTCAGAAGAGACTGAAGTTGGCTGAAGATGATCAGAAGAATATGGTATCTGAGCAGGGTTTTTCTttgtactgaaaaaaaacatgtcaactTTAAACAGAATATTTCATGGGGAATAAAGACAGCACATACCTTTCTGATCCTTTGGTATCTTCTCTCGTTCTAGCTGCCAGAGTTGAGGAAGCACTCTCGATGGGATTATCTAAAGAAGCGAGAGTCAGAGAAGTTGGAGGACCTGGAGGCAGAGATCCATGACGATGAGTACCTTTTCTCGATGGATGAGCTcactgagagggagaaaaaggagtTGGAATACAAACGCACCCTTCGGGACCTGGCTAAAGATTACAAAAAGGCCGGTGCAaaggaacaggaggagaggaagaacaggTACTACATGCcggaagagaagagaagcaaGGTAAGAACGACTGACGTTCCATACTAATAAGTAGTAAATTGTGCATAGGTTCAATTGTTCTCTCTCaactctttctctccgtctccctccacACTGACCAGGAGGTGCCCCAGAGGGACCTGGAGCTGGAGGAAACTCCCATGGAGCTGGGAGGAGAGCAAGGCcgctgggaggaggagaggctgaagaCGGCCTCTCTCAGCTTCGGGGCCAAAAGGGAGCGAGAGCAAGGCATGAGGCGCGAGCAGGAGAAGTACGAGCTGAtcctggaggaggatgagatgaTCGACTTTGTCAGCACCGCCATTACCATGAAGGGAACTCGGGCGGAAAAAGTGAggtttactttttttctttctactcctttgtgattatttgtgtctcaattttcattttcatttcctgctgatcagaaaaaaaaatcccacacaCTGTCCTCTTAAAGTAACTGCTTTATTTTAGGTTATTGTTTACCTGATTATGGTCTGTGAATGGAGACATGGTTGTtaagtttttttctgattgcaATTgaagagaagtgtgtgtggtgatgatgatgaaaattattaaaactgatgaaaacactttgATGGGGAGATAGACGATGATTTTACCCATCAATGTCCCTTTCAATTAATCCATACCACTGTGGACTAGACAATACCAGTGAGCTGAAGTGGCCTTTTCTTCTAATCCTGTTGTGTTCAGGATCAGGAGGCCCCAGCTCTGTCCCAGGCGGAGCTGAACAAAAAGTCCATGCAGGAGGTACGACGCAGCCTTCCCATCTTCCCCTACAGAGAGGACCTGCTGGCGGCCATCCAGGAGCACCAGATCCTTGTCATTGAGGGGGAGACCGGCTCCGGAAAGACCACCCAGATTCCACAGTACCTCTTAGAAGATGTGAGTGCCGAAGCTAATAACAGCATCACAAACTGACATATTCAACAATGTTATACTCATGAAACTGTGAGCTGTGTACATAAAAATCcactgaaaagcagcagatttttCCGCAAAAGATCAAGACTGCTGAGGAGTAGTAGAGGTTAAAAAGTAATCAGTTAGTTGAACCAGCTTTACATATTGCTGGATAATTTCTGCCTCAGATGTAATGGTTGTAGTTTGATCCATTTGACATCTTTAGCAGGTTTTATCAGTAAGTGTTTTGGATGTTGCTAATAAATTATCTGCTCCAgcttttcatgcaaaaatataGGAATAAAATGGGCTAAGATGTTGTGAAATTGCatattttcaatttgaaaaatgtcctgTCAGGGCTACACTCAAGGCGGCATGAAGATCGGATGTACACAGCCTCGCAGAGTGGCAGCCATGTCAGTCGCAGCCAGAGTGGCACAGGAAATGAGTGTCAAGCTTGGGAATGAGGTGAGCTCAATTCACCTAAAGATCTGTACAGCAATCAATTAAAcgtcattgtgtttttctgtcctgccgttgtctaaaaatatttttgatgactatgtctttaaaacaattttaatgTGGTTAAAAATTCTTGAATCAGTGCTTTTATATTACTCCTTCTTCCAGGTGGGATACAGTATTCGTTTTGAGGACTGCACGTCAGAGAGAACTGTGCTCAAGTACATGACAGACGGCATGCTGCTCAGAGAGTTTCTCACAGAGCCCGACCTGGCCAGCTACAGGTAATGCAAACAagagaatgtgtgttttaaaaatgtatattgtcATATTTTCAACACCCAGTTCCTCACGTCATTTCCCACAGTTCCTCTTTGCAGCTTAACATTTCTAATCAATACGTTCCTGTACATTTAGAGAACACCTGTaggttttaatgtgtgtgttgtgctcaACTCTCTCCCCAcactctctgtttctccctccctttaGTGTGGTCATCATAGATGAGGCCCACGAGCGAACGCTTCACACAGACATCTTGTTTGGTCTGATTAAGGATATCGCCAGGTTCAGACCGGACCTGAAGGTGCTGGTGGCCAGCGCCACTCTGGACACAGAACGTTTCTCCTGCTTCTTTGACGACGCGCCTGTCTTCAGGATCCCCGGCAGGAGGTTCCCTGTCGATATTTTCTACACAAAAGTAAGAACAAGCATGTTATTTGAGATCTTGTGAACATTACAGTTAATAAACAGTTGGTGAATTCTTTGGTTTATGCTTGCTGCTTGAAGGAAAAAGAGACAGTAATATAACACTGTGCTTTTTCTTACCAGgctgctttaaaagaaaactaacTCCCAAAAAACGTCCTATTGTTTTCTCACTcatttatggaagtttttaaTTTATGAAACTAATTAACACTAAATGAAACCGATGTGTTTAAGGTTTTTTGTGGGCCTCCAACCTCCCATAGTATTTTAAAGAGAAAGACGTGTTATAAAGCTTATTTAAGTTTCTCAGGTTCAAATGAGAActctttcccccccaaaatCAAACTGTTCTGATGATGTCTGtacctgtgtgttgtgttgacaaGGCTCCGGAGGCTGACTACCTGGAAGCTTGTGTGGTGTCGGTGCTGCAGATCCACGTCACCCAGCCTCCTGGAGACTGTCTGGTCTTCCTCACTGGACAGGTATCCTTTATATCCAGCAGGACGCTTTTATCAAGACGTTTTGGATGCAATTGTAACTAGAGATGGCgttttgtacgtgtgtgtgtaatatcTGCATATGCTGTGTCGATTTTTGGCGGAATAAGATCTATTTTAAGATCTATTAATACACCTCACACC includes:
- the dhx16 gene encoding pre-mRNA-splicing factor ATP-dependent RNA helicase DHX16 codes for the protein MASLEQWVNDRLHDILGLSDRYVSQFMIGTARKASSSQDLVHRLEQTGTIDIDQNVIAFAEELFNKIPRKQVVEKPARAMEREAIEMDRRNRTYTLLEDSESDEDTVTEKQKGKKKSKDKDKGNKRKHIRQKKESESSSEEEAPKRGNSDHKSDKKVEEEEEEWEKEERERQQDIEERDAFAERVKQKDKDKTRNITERTDKKAYEEAQKRLKLAEDDQKNMLPELRKHSRWDYLKKRESEKLEDLEAEIHDDEYLFSMDELTEREKKELEYKRTLRDLAKDYKKAGAKEQEERKNRYYMPEEKRSKEVPQRDLELEETPMELGGEQGRWEEERLKTASLSFGAKREREQGMRREQEKYELILEEDEMIDFVSTAITMKGTRAEKDQEAPALSQAELNKKSMQEVRRSLPIFPYREDLLAAIQEHQILVIEGETGSGKTTQIPQYLLEDGYTQGGMKIGCTQPRRVAAMSVAARVAQEMSVKLGNEVGYSIRFEDCTSERTVLKYMTDGMLLREFLTEPDLASYSVVIIDEAHERTLHTDILFGLIKDIARFRPDLKVLVASATLDTERFSCFFDDAPVFRIPGRRFPVDIFYTKAPEADYLEACVVSVLQIHVTQPPGDCLVFLTGQEEIEACCEMLQERCRRLGSKIAELLVLPIYANLPSDMQAKIFNPTPPGARKVVVATNIAETSLTIDGIIYVIDPGFCKQKSYNARTGMESLIVTPCSRASANQRAGRAGRVAAGKCFRLYTAWAFKHEMEETTVPEIQRTNLGNVVLLLKSLGINDLIHFDFMDPPPHETLVLALEQLYALGALNHLGELTKLGRRMAELPVDPMLSKMILASEQYKCSNEVLTIAAMLSVNNSIFYRPKDKVVHADNARMNFVVPGGDHLVLLNVYTQWVESGYSTQWCYENFIQFRSMRRARDVRDQLEGLMDRIEVEVVSSNGDNLPIRKAVTAGYFYHTARLSKGGYKTVKHQQTVYVHPNSCLFEEQPRWLIYHELVFTTKEFMRQVIEIESGWLLEVAPHYYKSKELEDSSSKKMPRKQGKTKEELG